CACATGCTAACATCAAAGAAAAATTAACTGACGTGTGTTAGAGGATAGAGGAATTGAAAAGCAACAAATAgcaaggttattattattaactgaagCTTTTATATAGATGGAAACAATATTTACAAGCCTGACGTTAAACTATCAGTgtattctgggaaaaaaaaacaaccagctAGACAAGTGACGTCTGGTTTGACAGGTACAATAACTGATCAGAGTTCACTTGCTGGCTGGATTTTCTGGTACTGATACAATGTTGTATGTATTGCCATAGGTAGAGCTAACAAATTctaagacaaaaataaatcaatttggaactaatgcttaaaaaaatacaaatttaaaatcaaattacaaaaatgcatgattaaatgcataaaaaataaatgcataaatacatttcaaaatgaaaaaataaacaaataaaacatgtatttttaaattatctgtaattattatttattattatctgtaaTAATTATTTTGCCAGACTACGTACCAAAATATAAATACCAAGTCTTCTTTCTTGGACTCTTTAGTTTCATAAGTGGCATCGTATAAGCCGTATCTGCAGTCATTGAGAGGAAGGAGCTTCACGAAGCAGGCGTAGGGGTCATCAACACTGTCTCCAATGTCTCCGACTAAGATCTGGTTGCCCTCCTCTACGACGATCTTCTTCTTGTCGTCGCTGAGGCAGAACAGCACTGCCTTTTTGCGCTTTTTCACCTCGTCTGAGGTCGAAGACTTCCGTACTTTCATGTCATTGAAGACTTTGATGACTTCATCACTGACTGTGACACCAGAGGCCTGCGATGAGGATGAGATTGAGACGGTTGAGATGAAAACAGCAGTTCTACAAGTCTGTGGATCCATACTTGGATATCCAAACTCTCCAACAGCCAAGTTAATAACATGATAATGCGCATCTATAGTAAAAATAACTACTGTATGAATCTACCAGGCAATATTAGAGGTAACAAGCCATGAGATTTGGATCACCTCACTGGCATTGAGTGATCCAGTGCTGCTCACAAACCCTGACTCTTGCCAGCTGGTCTGTCACTACAAGTCAAATCTCTCACTCCCGGTCGAAAAAACTGGCTGCAAAGCCAAGTCATAGCGGGGTGCCTGGGCCACGATACATTTATGACAGCTCCTCCTGGgactttttaaagacatttgGATTCATGATCAATGACACTTCACCTTCAACACAAATGAGGCCCCTGGAAGGTTGAACTGAGCATTAATCCATTGAAACAAAACAGTGATTAatgttaaattcaattcaagtttatttgtatagtgcgaTTGATTTCACgatgcaaatcgttgcaaagcagctctacagaaaattagcttatcagtggtgactgtctcaagttgatgtccatatggcagaaatgtacggtaacgatcaagcagttagtaaatgtcATGTTatcaaacagacggtgaacactattaactTGGATATATTCTTTAGATATAATTAACTACTccaactgcactgtaaaaaattaattaataatacatcgtcttgttttccaatacaaatatttaaaattcttaatttaagctaaatttacttgagaagcaaaatacctttaatatttttctatattcagagtttattttttccaagcaaaaactcaaaataattaagaaatgatAGTATAGCAAACTAAATAATATCACCCTAGTTCCTTACTAGTACCTACTCCACTTTAACTATTAACTATTCAATGGATATAAGCAgcatttgatttttctttaatttctagAGAAATTTATTTTGTACTTATTTATAATATCTAGGAAAATGGCTACTTGAttgttgaatttaaaaacaaatactagtAAGACTAAAAAGTTACTATCATGAATTGAAATAAATTCTATTCAGAATATATAAAGAACAAAGAGAcacttataattaattataaatagatttttttttaaaaaacaactattataaattacaaatattatatatattagtaacaACGTTTAGTAGGCTAGTGAGAAAAAGTACTGAATATGTAATATCATTAAAAACGTAATTAGTgaatttgtaatatattcaatatttattaaacaactaATGTCAACTATTGTAACGGTTACAAGTATCGTAATTACTGGTAAGTGTGAAGTAGTTAACAGTAAGTTAAATCAGTGGTGGCGCATGCGCACAGACGCGCTTTGAGCAGCTGGTGTTGAGCTCcgactctcgctctctctctcacaccatgGCCACTAAATCCTACTGAATCATGAACAAGTGCCCCAATTCACTCCCCAGGACACACAACAGACATCTGACAGCATGCAACGGCATAACCGTTCTGATTATATTCCTATGACTCCATCGATTCAGCTccgatcatttatttatttctccagCGCCAGTGAGTAAAAGTTGGAGAGGCGCGCTCAGAGTGATTAAAGCACCGGCTAAAATTAGCTTAAAATGGCCGTCTCGAGCTCCAGGCCTGAGACAGAGATTCATATTAAACTAAAACCGATTTCagtaaccacaaaataaaattagaGCCGAATAAAGCTTTATATTCTTCAACCGGAGCGCATACAATCACGGACCTCGCCGCGTCACATTCCTGCCGGAGCTGAAAACGTGACAGTTGCGAATCAAAAGTTTGACAAAGTGTTTcaaaataacattgtaacatctatCATGAATTGAGAATGAACGACGTGTGACAGAAGACCTGTGCTTACCATGCTGTCCGACGCGATGGATCAATAAACGATTATTTTCTTGGTACTTCTATCAGGGAATGTGAACAGCCGAGacagtgcgagtgtgtgtgtgtgtgtgagagagagagagagaaaaagagagagagagagaatcactGCACAGCCGCAGAGGAGGGCTGCTCAAGCATATGCACTGTCATTGGGACACTTGGTAATGAAATGGACAAATATGTGCCACCAGAGAAACCATACATTTGAATTACAACTTTGCATAATATCGTTTAAAACAACAATcactaaaatgtaatgaaaatatgaCAATGTTTAAACTTTTAAGTCATGAAGATTACATTACACTCAAAACATTTTACTCTATATAAGAGCAATATCTTGCAGTTATATTTTAGACcagatatgaaaaaataaaaaaaacattataaatgacctTTTTCATTAGTATTTTCAGGCACATCAGCTGATGActtgttataaattaattaaatgttatacaGGGTACACAATTTAAATGGACAAAGCCAGGTTTTTGGTCAAGCCAAATatgaacaaaatttattttacattcagaaaaaaaaaaaaagatttacacaaCAGGTCATATAAATCTTAAGACCCATGAAAAGAAAATGGATTCATTCAGCTTTCTGATGGAGAAGGGGGATGGAGGGGGGGGGCATAACCTATAAagaccatttttataaataaaagcaagCAAATTATACCCAAATCCaataataaataaccaaaaactGAAAAGGGAAGCAACAAAATGGGATGGTTTGGTTCCTACTTAGTGTTTATGCAAGCTATAGGGACCTGAAGGAAAGAACTGAGTTAATCTATACATCTACTCACAACTACAAAACAAAGTCTGTTTGTTCCTTTGAGCTGTGAGACTTAATTTATCATCAAAAAGGAGACTCGGGTCTGTAAAAATCTATACAAAATAGTAGTCTAGAAATGCAGttcaggtacaaaaaaaaaaaccaacaacaacaacaacaacaaaatgcacCATTTTGAAATTGCAGACAAAAACACAATGCTTTTTGTCCTGAGTTAATGTGTGAACGCAAAAAAACTTTAGAAAACacagtgtaaatgtttttttttttcacagcacagttgtttttttctttctcctgctAGTGAAGGACTTATTCTTTGCTCCATAGGATTGAAGGCCGATTTATAGTCCTGTCACTGGCTGTGAAGATAAATGCCGCTTGATATCCACCGCTTGAGTGCCGTTTTGCTTGCACTCTTCACACTGCTAATAAACTTTCTTTTGAACAAGAGCTAGGTAGGATTTTTTAATGAGTCACACCATGTTCATGAACTTTCAACAAATGCCACAGAACAACATAATTAGACAGCAGATTATGAACTGGTCTTCAGTCTCGGCCagctggtgtgtttgtgtggaagatGGGCTTTCGTTTACATCCGTGACCGTTTCTGTGGAGAAGTCATGCGTTCAGCCAAGCCGAGTCTCTGAAGCTCAGAATGGAAGAAGGCCTGGAGCCGTAGACCGGCCTTGGCTTCGTTGGTGTTACGTGGGTTGTACTCCAGACAGTTGGAAAACATGAGCTCCACATCCTCGATATACTGCACTATAAGATTAATAAcacaaaagaaattacatttagcAATGATTTATGTTGTGCGACTCTTTCAAGCCATTAAGGTGGGTTAGGTAAGGTTCaatctaaattacatttttatatactcaAGTGGGTATTTCTGTTTTTGAGaaatagccccccccccccccgatgcAATATGTACTTTAGATGCAAAGCAAGTCGCTTTGTATGAAAGCGTCttccaaatgcatgaatgtaaatagacaaaattcattaaaaaaaactattctgaAATCAGAGGGTTTTGAACTAGGTAAATTTGAAAaccttttaattaaatattgactTAAGTGACAACTAGTTTAATGTAATCCTTACTTCCACTAAACAAAACGACTGACTTACCAGCAGTTTGATATTCACAGTTGTTGACCTTTTCCCTGATTGTGCTCAAGGCGATGGGTTTTTTGATTATGTCATAGTAATCAGGCACCTGGAAATATGTGCGATAAAAGAAGTCattaaaaccatgaaaataaTGCCTCAGTGTAAAACTGGAAAAGTGAGATGTCACTTAACAACTGCATAGATTATTTAAGAGTACAGTTGGTCGTAATAGGAATGGGAGCTCTATGACCTTGTTACAGAGGGTTATAAGTGTGAACAGCTCTTAACTTCTAAATGCACTACCTGAGTTCTGGACACCAGTTTCTTGAAAGGCCAGCTGTCCTCGTGTCTGACCAGGTCCACGGTGAGCAGCTCACAGGCTGAAAGCTCGTGGACACCCAAGTTTCTCCCTGAGCTTCGACGATTGGATGAAGTGGTGGCTGGAGCCAAAACGATCTTGGCTTTTGGGGAGACCTCTGCTGGAGAAACAGTGGCAAACCACAATACATGAGATGTGAACAAGAAGTCTTAGAGAAAATGAACAACAAGTGTCTGCATTAAGTTAAAGATTAATCATGTCATTTTCTCCAATCCAAACTTAAaaagtctctcttttttttttaatttttgagatgtcagaattgtgaggaaaaactTAATGCgagatgtaaaatatataattataacttgcaattgtgaaatacaaactcaattctgagaaaaaaaattcagaattgtgatcTAAATTGCAATTACACAAAAAgtagtcagaactgtgagattagctttttttttttattccatgccagaaaaaaaaaaaaaaaagacattgagtCTTATTTGTGAGAagtcataattaccttttttatttttgttttagccacagcatttttattttagccATAGTATCCTAATTTGATGTGatgaagtaaattaaaatttcctttatgttaagcttatttatttattcattttgtgtgtgCGCACGTGAATTTACTGACACTCCTTACCAGTAATGGGTCTCTTCCTAGAGTCCCTAGAGTTATTCTCCGCTGTAGGACTGGACTGGTTGGATTTGGTTGTTGTGCCATTAGCAGCGAGCACCTCTAGACTAAGACGAGCACTGGAGCGGCTTCCTGCCCGGGGAGGGGGCTTGCCATTGGACACTGGGGTGGACTTCTTCCCTGAGTTTTTGGAGCCTCCTTTATTAGCAGGCTGGTTCTGTTTGGGTGTGCTCTGCTGTGAGCGAGGCATGGAATGACTTGATTCAGCCGGTTTTGATCTGGTGTTCAAACGACCTCCTTTATTGCTAGGTGGAGGCAGTTTGATGGCAGCCTTCTTGGGcacactgttaaataaaaaaagaaaacaatgtttatatctTTACTGATTCAATtagtaaacagcaaaaaaaaaaaaaaaaaaaaaaaaaaaaagagagaggaaaaagtcCACTCCACTAACTCTTCCTCCTCTGACTGTTCTTCTTCTGActcatcttcttcctcttctGATTCTTCTTCCTCTTGTTCAgactcctcctcatcctccattTCTTCTTCAGACTCAATAGAGGAACGCTGACGGGAGTTGATCCTATGGGAACGCTGTTTGGGGTGGCATTCAGGGCAGAACCAGTCTTCAGAAGGAACAGtctgtaacaaaaaaattaaggaatATCAAAACTTCCGTCAAAAGTTTAAAAGAttttctatttataaataaaacaatttattaacagattgctgacacagaagagtgtacgcttcTCGTGTCCAGTGGATATTCtacaaaatggcgctacggtgatgtggagagacacggaagagacaaattgttgaataaagtcgttatttttgttttcttcacatacaaaaagtattctctttgcttcataatgttacggttgaatcactgatggcagatggactattctgacgatgtctttcatacttttctggaccttgacagtgtattttgcttggctgtctatgggacagtctcaagcctcttggttttcatccaaaatatcttaaattgtgttctgaagacgaacaaagattttacgggtttggaaggacatgggggtaagtgattaatgaaaaaaaaatcattttggggtggagtatccctttaagtctgcaTGGCAAATCAGGGTTTATGAAAGAACAATTTATAAGGTATCAACCCTTTCAAAAGCTATAGTTCTCACCTTCAGTTTTGGCCGAACACAGAAAATATGATAGCCTCTGTCACAGGCGTCACATAGAAGCATGTTCTCAGCGTCTCCTTTCCTACGACACACCTTACAGCGGGTGTTGAGGATGGATTTGGCCCAGACTATGCTGCGCTCAAGTGTGGAAAGATGCAAGAAAACCTGTGACAAGCTGGAGCAGGCCAACAAAGACTCACGCCAGCGTTCTTGCACAGTTTTCACCTGCCGTCCACTTTCACTGCCATCTGTTGAGGAAAACAGGTTTAGTACTTATAATTTAAAacgtgttaaaggggtcatatgacgttgctaaaaataacattattttgtgtatttggtgtaatgaaatgtgtttatgcggttcaaggttcaaaaaacacattattttccacacactgtacattattgtttctcctctatgtcccgcctttctgaaacgcgtcgatttttacaaagctcatcgtgtatgctgattggccagctatccagtgcattgtgattggagaatacctcaagcatgtgacggaaatgttacgccccttaccatactgtgatgccgtgtcccagtgcgatgagacaaaaacaataaaacccattacaaacgaggcatttgttgcaaccagtggagacataattactgattattatgacttatgctgtctttttacgcattgcattgcaCCGTATAAACATagaaccatgtctgcatttgtgatcggaggaatgacaaacaacaagcgatactctacactgctcaaaactcacatttgaatcgtaagtggcaaattctttaaatatgaaaatgtacttacaggctgtgagtcagaacagccggcactctcccaggttcaggaaactcCGTAAAACGAGTTGCACACACacgaatatttggtttgaactgttctggaacagtgttgtaaatacaacttaaccactgatttctagttgtgtcctcttttggaaggctaaagaaagtattttcactttcgcAACGAAACAAAGCTTCTCCACGACTTGGCAGCAGCggtaacaatactacagcgagaatcaaagttacacctttcttctttgcatgaacatttgggcggtgttatgcaaatcttcccacacagtgaaatagacatgtgggggcatctttaaacgaggtgttttaggagggcatggacgagtcttaacttttaaaaagaatatctatttgggtttgagactttagtctttgcaactttagggatcttatctattcacttacagcttgtaacactccaaagaaaaaggaaaacatgaaattgcatcatatgacactttcagtttttccgTTTTTTTGGTAAACAAGAAATCTTACCATCTTTCTCGCTGGACTGGTCATCATCtttctttttgtcctttttcttcAACTTCTGGTCTTTCTTGGTATCCTCATCACCTGATAAAAACCAAAACATATAGAAATAAGAGCCTGTGGATTGATGaattcaaaaatgaaacaaatgtttctacaaacaaataaaattatccatattagggatgtcaattttcaATCATTTCCATGAACGACCGGCGTTTAAATTAATGATCAATTAATCGtcaaccttaatgctgcaaaatgtgtCTATTGCAGCGGCACACAGTAAATCActggcatgacaggatgtgcaaaagccactaaaaaaaaaataaataaataaaatgctttctcACCCAAATTAAAGAGGTTTTAGTctaaataaaatgctagtagcagaattgtaaaatgaatagatttgATTaggatcatttgataaaatgaagagagcacgacgtacgtttgagatcattttattttgttgactgtttcctcTCCTGTTACGGAGACCGCTGAACgtgcctctttaaatggttttgtggtgcttgttgttgtattttaaaaacacaactgcagtgttttcaactgacattatggcatttaaaataaaatatcccaAACATAACTGGCGCATGTGGCTATGCTGcacagtcagtgaaccgcttccATCAGtaacacactgttgctcacatgaaacattttaatgtgagTATTATGACTagtacttaatttgatcctgctggatctTGTTCCGGAAAATGTCAGATGTTGAATTTTTGTGTTCCGGTGacctatttgtttaaaaaaatccggCATTTTCAGTGCactagatcgtgacagtgcatgcgtgcgtgccTACAAGGACAGAGTGAACCCACAATTTTTGGATTAAGATATAATTGgtaaaagtgtttacttttattattgcattgtaaaataaagcaaacaaacagaatgcgcaTTGTCATTCTTTACTTTCCGTCAAACTTGTTTATGGAGCGCCATGCCACACTTGTTTTAAATCTGTTATATTCTCAGAGatgatattattaaaacaaattatttttactttgggcctattacttacataggctatacattttccttaaagcatcccattttgtcccagggcttgaaaaCCTGTGCCCTAGACTATCCATgcaggtccatgcagaaacttgtgaacgatgctctTAGTTGTGGCATCACCGTTATTGACAACATTGAATGCTCCGGGAAAATGTATGGTCAGTGTCGGTCACAGTgccttttaattgctgttttgaatccagcaattattatttacaatttataagctctgattatgacaagtgtggtataaaagctttgtttattagaggaataattggTTAGCTGGAAAATGTTACATTGCGACCATGCTTCTGGATGCCGTTCGAGcttatatagcctacatttacgcggctttgttctggtttgctgATTGGTCACAAAtatccacaaattcaataatatttaggcattgtttcttttctgaAATCCTCACTGTCTAACCTTCTTAttttgcaggtttattttatCGTCATTCacttgttttaataatttgttccctcatgttagttaaatcatgggttatttaaggaacaaaattaatgaaacatggacagtggccacaaattaagtcaattaagtcgtaggaacgaattaacaagttgtagaAATGAATAGCCTAGCCTATCTGTCCTGTATCCCACAGCCCTGCAAAGCCtgatatgaaacaattatctggGGAAATTAGTTACTACAATTCTATTACTTTCCATGTTTAAGAACTTTgctgttgtttctattttaatgtacttttaaagtttaaatcacattaaaagcttaattatgaataaatgatgatgcatttatataccgtcactgtcactcacagccgctcgcacgtgttttgTGCATGAGCCACACGCAGCCCAAAATCAGGGCTCTGAACCAGTTCAAGGAACAAAAACTGGAAATGGCGCtccatacttttttttattattattactattataggcaaagaaaattgttttttaaaaaataacattattaatcgGTATTTCTTCTACCTGAACCGGTTTCGGAACGGTAATGAtacagaggaacgcaggaacagaaatgttaaaacatagattc
The sequence above is drawn from the Cyprinus carpio isolate SPL01 chromosome A17, ASM1834038v1, whole genome shotgun sequence genome and encodes:
- the LOC109105126 gene encoding cofilin-2, whose protein sequence is MASGVTVSDEVIKVFNDMKVRKSSTSDEVKKRKKAVLFCLSDDKKKIVVEEGNQILVGDIGDSVDDPYACFVKLLPLNDCRYGLYDATYETKESKKEDLVFIFWAPEGAPLKSKMIYASSKDAIKKKFTGIKHEWQVNGLDDIQDRSTLAEKLGGNVVVSLEGRPL